A single window of Balaenoptera ricei isolate mBalRic1 chromosome 15, mBalRic1.hap2, whole genome shotgun sequence DNA harbors:
- the RPL3L gene encoding ribosomal protein uL3-like isoform X2, whose translation MTHTLREVHRPGLKISKREEVEAVTIVETPPLVVVGVVGYVATPRGLRSFKTIFAEHLSDECRRRFYKDWHKSKKKAFTKACRRWRDADGKKQLQRDFAAMKKYCKVIRVIVHTQMKLLPFRQKKAHIMEIQLNGGTVAEKVAWAQARLEKQVPVHSVFSQSEVIDVIAVTKGRGIKGVTSRWHTKKLPRKTHKGLRKVACIGAWHPARVGCSIARAGQKGYHHRTELNKKIYCIGRGLHTEDGKVVKNNASTSYDVTDKSITPLGGFPHYGEVNNDFVMLKGCIAGTKKRVITLRKSLLVHHSRRALENIELKFIDTTSKFGHGRFQTAQEKRVFMGPQKKHLEKEKPETSGDL comes from the exons ATGACACACACTCTGCGGGAGGTGCACCGGCCAGGGCTCA AAATttccaagagggaggaggtggaggcgGTGACGATTGTGGAGACGCCGCCTCTGGTGGTGGTGGGCGTGGTGGGCTACGTGGCCACCCCGCGAGGCCTGCGGAGCTTCAAGACCATCTTTGCGGAACATCTCAGCGACGAGTGCCGCCGCCGCTTCTACAAGGACTG GCACAAGAGCAAGAAAAAAGCCTTCACCAAGGCCTGCAGGAGGTGGCGCGACGCCGACGGCAAGAAGCAGCTGCAGAGGGACTTTGCTGCCATGAAAAAGTACTGCAAGGTCATCCGGGTCATCGTCCACACCCAG ATGAAGCTGCTGCCCTTCCGGCAGAAGAAGGCCCACATCATGGAGATCCAGCTGAATGGCGGCACGGTGGCTGAGAAGGTGGCCTGGGCCCAGGCCCGGCTGGAGAAGCAGGTGCCAGTGCACAGCGTGTTCAGCCAGAGTGAGGTCATTGATGTCATTGCCGTCACCAAGGGCAGGGGCATCAAAG GGGTCACGAGCCGCTGGCATACCAAGAAGCTGCCGAGGAAGACCCATAAGGGGCTGCGCAAGGTGGCCTGCATTGGTGCCTGGCACCCTGCCCGCGTGGGCTGCTCCATCGCCCGGGCTGGGCAGAAGGGCTACCATCACCGCACAGAGCTCAACAAGAAG ATCTACTGCATCGGCCGGGGGCTGCACACGGAGGACGGGAAGGTGGTTAAGAACAACGCATCCACCAGCTACGATGTGACCGACAAATCCATCACACCACTG GGTGGCTTCCCCCACTACGGGGAAGTCAACAATGACTTCGTCATGCTGAAAGGTTGCATCGCGGGCACCAAGAAGAGGGTCATCACGCTGAGGAAG TCCCTCCTGGTGCACCACAGCCGCAGGGCCCTGGAGAACATCGAGCTCAAGTTCATTGACACCACCTCCAAGTTTGGCCATGGCCGCTTCCAGACAGCCCAAGAGAAGAGGGTCTTCATG GGTCCCCAGAAGAAGcatcttgagaaggaaaagccGGAAACCTCGGGAGACTTGTAG
- the RPL3L gene encoding ribosomal protein uL3-like isoform X1, whose amino-acid sequence MSHRKFSAPRHGQLGFLPHKRSRRHRGKVKTWPRDDPSRPVHLTAFLGYKAGMTHTLREVHRPGLKISKREEVEAVTIVETPPLVVVGVVGYVATPRGLRSFKTIFAEHLSDECRRRFYKDWHKSKKKAFTKACRRWRDADGKKQLQRDFAAMKKYCKVIRVIVHTQMKLLPFRQKKAHIMEIQLNGGTVAEKVAWAQARLEKQVPVHSVFSQSEVIDVIAVTKGRGIKGVTSRWHTKKLPRKTHKGLRKVACIGAWHPARVGCSIARAGQKGYHHRTELNKKIYCIGRGLHTEDGKVVKNNASTSYDVTDKSITPLGGFPHYGEVNNDFVMLKGCIAGTKKRVITLRKSLLVHHSRRALENIELKFIDTTSKFGHGRFQTAQEKRVFMGPQKKHLEKEKPETSGDL is encoded by the exons ATG TCCCACCGGAAGTTCTCTGCCCCTCGGCATGGACAGCTGGGCTTCCTGCCACACAAGAGGAGCCGCCGGCACCGGGGCAAGGTGAAGACGTGGCCTCGGGACGACCCCAGCCGGCCCGTGCACCTCACGGCCTTCCTGGGCTACAAGGCTGGCATGACACACACTCTGCGGGAGGTGCACCGGCCAGGGCTCA AAATttccaagagggaggaggtggaggcgGTGACGATTGTGGAGACGCCGCCTCTGGTGGTGGTGGGCGTGGTGGGCTACGTGGCCACCCCGCGAGGCCTGCGGAGCTTCAAGACCATCTTTGCGGAACATCTCAGCGACGAGTGCCGCCGCCGCTTCTACAAGGACTG GCACAAGAGCAAGAAAAAAGCCTTCACCAAGGCCTGCAGGAGGTGGCGCGACGCCGACGGCAAGAAGCAGCTGCAGAGGGACTTTGCTGCCATGAAAAAGTACTGCAAGGTCATCCGGGTCATCGTCCACACCCAG ATGAAGCTGCTGCCCTTCCGGCAGAAGAAGGCCCACATCATGGAGATCCAGCTGAATGGCGGCACGGTGGCTGAGAAGGTGGCCTGGGCCCAGGCCCGGCTGGAGAAGCAGGTGCCAGTGCACAGCGTGTTCAGCCAGAGTGAGGTCATTGATGTCATTGCCGTCACCAAGGGCAGGGGCATCAAAG GGGTCACGAGCCGCTGGCATACCAAGAAGCTGCCGAGGAAGACCCATAAGGGGCTGCGCAAGGTGGCCTGCATTGGTGCCTGGCACCCTGCCCGCGTGGGCTGCTCCATCGCCCGGGCTGGGCAGAAGGGCTACCATCACCGCACAGAGCTCAACAAGAAG ATCTACTGCATCGGCCGGGGGCTGCACACGGAGGACGGGAAGGTGGTTAAGAACAACGCATCCACCAGCTACGATGTGACCGACAAATCCATCACACCACTG GGTGGCTTCCCCCACTACGGGGAAGTCAACAATGACTTCGTCATGCTGAAAGGTTGCATCGCGGGCACCAAGAAGAGGGTCATCACGCTGAGGAAG TCCCTCCTGGTGCACCACAGCCGCAGGGCCCTGGAGAACATCGAGCTCAAGTTCATTGACACCACCTCCAAGTTTGGCCATGGCCGCTTCCAGACAGCCCAAGAGAAGAGGGTCTTCATG GGTCCCCAGAAGAAGcatcttgagaaggaaaagccGGAAACCTCGGGAGACTTGTAG
- the MSRB1 gene encoding methionine-R-sulfoxide reductase B1 isoform X2 produces the protein MSFCSFFGGEVFQNHFEPGIYVCAQCGYELFSSRSKYAHSSPWPAFTETIHADSVAKRPEHNQPGALKAKKLLPPRDSRWAAHTHPRWTLLRGHTLDIPP, from the exons ATGTCGTTCTGCAGCTTCTTCGGGGGCGAGGTTTTCCAGAACCACTTTGAGCCGG GCATCTACGTGTGTGCCCAATGTGGCTATGAGCTGTTTTCCAGCCGCTCAAAGTACGCACACTCATCCCCATGGCCGGCCTTCACCGAGACCATCCATGCTGACAGTGTGGCCAAGCGTCCAGAGCACAATCAGCCTGGAGCCTTAAAG GCAAAGAAACTTCTGCCTCCCAGGGACAGTAGGTGGGCAGCCCACACCCATCCCAGATGGACGCTGCTTCGTGGCCACACTCTGGACATCCCACCTTAG
- the MSRB1 gene encoding methionine-R-sulfoxide reductase B1 isoform X1 produces the protein MSFCSFFGGEVFQNHFEPGIYVCAQCGYELFSSRSKYAHSSPWPAFTETIHADSVAKRPEHNQPGALKVSCGRCGNGLGHEFLNDGPKRGQSRFUIFSTSLKFIPKGKETSASQGQ, from the exons ATGTCGTTCTGCAGCTTCTTCGGGGGCGAGGTTTTCCAGAACCACTTTGAGCCGG GCATCTACGTGTGTGCCCAATGTGGCTATGAGCTGTTTTCCAGCCGCTCAAAGTACGCACACTCATCCCCATGGCCGGCCTTCACCGAGACCATCCATGCTGACAGTGTGGCCAAGCGTCCAGAGCACAATCAGCCTGGAGCCTTAAAG GTGTCCTGTGGCAGGTGTGGCAATGGGCTGGGCCATGAGTTCCTGAACGATGGCCCCAAGCGTGGACAGTCCCGCTTCTGAATATTCAGCACCTCACTGAAGTTCATCCCTAAAG GCAAAGAAACTTCTGCCTCCCAGGGACAGTAG